A single region of the Vicia villosa cultivar HV-30 ecotype Madison, WI linkage group LG4, Vvil1.0, whole genome shotgun sequence genome encodes:
- the LOC131594450 gene encoding probable inactive receptor kinase At1g48480, producing the protein MQMQIQMQMQMQMQMKLFFFFLLLSFVKPDLTSERAALLNLRAAVGGRTFLWNTTSATPCNWSGVKCDQNHTHVVELHLPAVSLTGKLPAGVFPDLPNLHTLSLRFNSLSGPLPSDLSACTSLRNLYLQQNTLSGELPATLIQLTGLVRLNLASNNFSGKIPVGFQNLTRLKTLYLQNNLFAGSLDELNRVELDQFNVSDNMLNGSVPENLQAFGKDSFLGNSLLCGKPLNPCPKEGGANSENGGGNRNSSSVDDNQGLVKNKKKSKLSGGAIAGIVIGSVVVLLFIVFAMILLCRNKNGEKTSSIDEVAATLKHNQHDEGIHSENVGNGNGYSSAAALAVPAVVNEGVVVGGGDKKLVFFRNWGKVFGLEDLLRASAEVLGKGTFGTSYKAVLEVGPVVVAVKRLRDVTISEREFKEKIERVGTMVHENLAPLRAYYYSRDEKLLVHDYLHMGSLSALLHGNKGGGRTPLTWEMRSGIALGAARGIEYLHSQGSNVSHGNIKSSNILLTKTYEARVSDFGLAHLVGPSSTPNRVAGYRAPEVTDPRKVSQKADVYSFGVLLLELLTGKAPTHALMNDEGVDLPRWVQSVVKEEWTSEVFDLELLRYQNVEEEMVQLLQLAVDCAATYPDNRPSMSQVRQQIEELHKSSLKDGSQDQIQHPDLINDMDDISSR; encoded by the exons ATGCAAATGCAAATTCAAATGCAAATGCAAATGCAAATGCAAATGaaactcttcttctttttccttcttctttcttttgtgaaacCTGACTTAACTTCCGAACGCGCCGCCCTCTTAAACCTACGCGCCGCCGTAGGCGGCAGAACCTTCCTCTGGAACACCACCTCCGCAACTCCATGTAACTGGTCCGGCGTCAAATGCGACCAAAACCACACTCACGTTGTCGAGCTTCACCTCCCTGCCGTCTCACTCACCGGAAAACTCCCCGCCGGGGTATTCCCCGACCTCCCTAACCTCCACACACTCAGCCTCCGTTTCAACTCCCTCTCCGGTCCTCTCCCCTCCGACCTCTCCGCTTGCACCTCCCTCCGTAACCTCTACCTCCAGCAGAATACTCTCTCCGGCGAACTCCCGGCGACACTCATCCAACTCACCGGTTTAGTCCGTTTGAATTTAGCTTCTAACAACTTCTCCGGCAAAATTCCGGTTGGGTTTCAAAACCTAACCCGGTTGAAAACGTTGTATCTTCAAAACAACCTGTTCGCCGGTTCTCTTGACGAGTTGAACCGGGTTGAACTCGATCAGTTCAATGTCTCCGACAACATGCTAAACGGTTCAGTTCCTGAAAATTTACAAGCTTTTGGTAAAGATTCGTTTTTGGGTAATAGTCTCTTATGTGGAAAACCCCTAAACCCTTGTCCTAAGGAAGGAGGTGCAAATAGTGAAAATGGGGGTGGAAATAGAAATTCTTCTTCGGTTGATGATAATCAAGGGCTTGtgaagaacaagaagaaaagcaAATTATCTGGTGGTGCCATAGCTGGAATTGTTATTGGGTCTGTTGTGGTTCTTTTGTTTATAGTTTTTGCTATGATTCTTCTATGCAGGAATAAAAATGGTGAAAAAACTAGTTCAATTGATGAAGTTGCTGCAACTTTGAAGCATAATCAGCATGATGAGGGGATTCATAGTGAGAATGTTGGAAATGGGAATGGGTATTCGTCGGCCGCGGCTCTCGCGGTACCGGCTGTGGTGAATGAAGGCGTTGTTGTGGGTGGTGGTGATAAAAAATTGGTGTTTTTTAGGAATTGGGGTAAGGTGTTTGGTTTGGAGGATTTGTTAAGAGCTTCTGCGGAGGTATTAGGGAAAGGGACTTTTGGGACTTCTTATAAGGCAGTTTTGGAGGTTGGTCCTGTGGTTGTAGCTGTGAAGAGATTAAGGGATGTGACCATTTCTGAGAGGGAGTTTAAGGAGAAGATCGAACGGGTCGGAACGATGGTTCATGAGAATTTGGCACCTCTTAGGGCTTACTATTATAGTAGAGATGAGAAgcttcttgttcatgattattTGCATATGGGAAGCTTATCTGCACTTTTGCATG GAAACAAAGGAGGAGGTAGGACACCTCTGACTTGGGAAATGAGATCAGGCATTGCACTCGGAGCGGCTCGTGGTATCGAGTACCTACATTCGCAAGGGTCGAATGTTTCACATGGAAACATCAAATCATCTAACATCCTTCTAACCAAGACCTATGAAGCAAGAGTATCTGATTTCGGTCTTGCACATCTTGTCGGTCCTTCATCCACACCCAACAGGGTAGCCGGCTACCGTGCTCCCGAGGTAACCGATCCTCGAAAAGTATCTCAAAAAGCCGACGTATACAGCTTTGGCGTACTACTCTTGGAACTTCTTACCGGAAAAGCTCCAACTCACGCCCTCATGAACGACGAAGGAGTGGACCTTCCGAGATGGGTGCAATCGGTTGTTAAAGAAGAGTGGACCTCCGAGGTCTTTGATCTCGAACTACTTAGGTACCAAAACGTTGAAGAGGAAATGGTTCAGCTCTTGCAACTCGCAGTAGATTGTGCAGCAACGTACCCCGATAACCGCCCCTCAATGTCGCAAGTACGACAGCAAATAGAAGAGTTGCATAAGTCTAGCTTGAAAGACGGTTCTCAAGACCAAATTCAACACCCTGATTTGATCAATGACATGGATGATATCTCTTCTAGATGA